CGACGCCTCCCCGCTCCACCATGCCCAGACTCACGAGCGGAGACATCTGGCCGTGGGGAGACAGCTGGGAGTACGGAGGCAACTGAGTGTGGGGAGACAGCTGGTTATTGGGGGAGAGCTGGTTGTGGGGCGATAACTGATTATTCGGGGAGAGTTGGTTGTGAGGCGAGAGCTGGTTGTGAGGAGATAACTGATTGTGAGGAGACAGCTGTGAGGGCGATGAAATGGTCCTGGTCACGGGGGGGCCGTGGAGGGGGGAGTTCGCTCTGTGCAACTCAGGGTCGTGTCTGGGCAGCGTGAGGTCGAGGGAATGGCGGTCGTCGTGGTGGGAGTCGGCCACGTACACCGTGGTGCACACCGTGCCTGGTCTCAGGGCGTCGCTCGTGTACGTCAGGGTGCGGCCCGTCATGCTGAGGTCCATGGTGTGCGAGGGGACGCGCTCGAGCTCGTACAGCTGCGTCCTCCCGGACTGGTGGCTGACCTCGCCGTGGTACCTCTGCTGTAGGCTGGCCAGGTCGGCGGGCCGGATGAACAGGTTCCCGCGCGACATGTCCACGCACTGGTCCACCGGCAGCGGCGATCGCATCCCGTCCGAGTTCGCGGGGTAGGAGCGCAGCGCGTCGGGAGTGGGGCTCGGGGACAGGTACGGCGACCTCGGGGGCTCCGGCGAGCGCAGGGCGGCGAGCCCCCGGAAGTCGTGGGGCTGGAGCTCGGGCAGCGGCAGCTGGTCCGCCAGATGGTCGTTCCGAGGAGACAGCTGCCCGCTCTCGCCCATGGGGTCCAGCCCCATAGAGGCCTCGGAGTCGTCGAGCTGGCCGGCCAGGCAGTGCTCCTGGCTCACGGGGGTCAGCTCGGCGTGGCGGTAGTGCTTGTAGCTCATGTCGAGGCCCACCGACAGGGAGGACAGCGACACCGGGAGGCCCTGCGTGACGGGCAGCTGGTCCAGCACGTGCAGCGTCGGCTCCAGGCCCCCGCTTGAACtcaggggcgtgggcggggccaTGGGCGTGCCTGGGTCCACGGGCGttgcgggcgtgggtggcggcAGCTCGTCGGATTTGACCAGGGCGAGATTGTGGGCGTGGTCCGAGTGTTGTacgtggtggtgggagtggtgcAGGTCGTCGTTGACGGAGGTGGGCGGGAGATGGTCCAGCGCGGCGTGCAGATTGTCTTGCAGGTCGTGGCTGAGCTGGTCGTGCAGGTCTCGGGACCCTATCGTCTCGTGCACGACCATCACTTCAGGGAGGTCTCGCGGGTCGTACTCGCGCTCCAACGTGTACTCGAGGTGCGCGCGCTCGTCGTCGGCGGCGCTGGTCGTGTACTTGATGTGCGTGGCGAGGGCGGCGTCGTGCGGCAGAATCTGCTCGATGGACGTGACGACCGTCGCGGGCGGCAGCGGCGAGTAGCGGCCGCTGTAGCCCAGCAGGCGGTCGTGGCTGCCGATGTTGCGGCTGTCCATCTTCATGTTCTGCTCCGCCACGTTGAGCGCCGCCTCCACCAGCAGGGAGGCGGTCGACTCGCGCCGGTACAGCTTGTCCTCGCCGCCGca
Above is a window of Penaeus vannamei isolate JL-2024 unplaced genomic scaffold, ASM4276789v1 unanchor2569, whole genome shotgun sequence DNA encoding:
- the LOC113815363 gene encoding uncharacterized protein (The sequence of the model RefSeq protein was modified relative to this genomic sequence to represent the inferred CDS: added 203 bases not found in genome assembly) gives rise to the protein MAEVLREFQCKLCFKILGSRAALQRHLKEVHHKDLSTGATCDRCGKMFQNKSNLKIHMLTHSGVKPFKCIEASCNAAFTTKQCLQFHYKKVHGYSGDNMPKIERCIPYTFDSYSGGLVNDPARKAPPEPRSEPEQPEPSTPTPTEPPAPEDSSQSSDPPLAPLTPTEGPPTSRADLLLAAAAKLPPAATLHGYVTKYAAATRLVSKGSRKWLGDPMDMPDRDYNERDVYDFDDKLDEDLLQKRKKDEECGGEDKLYRRESTASLLVEAALNVAEQNMKMDSRNIGSHDRLLGYSGRYSPLPPATVVTSIEQILPHDAALATHIKYTTSAADDERAHLEYTLEREYDPRDLPEVMVVHETIGSRDLHDQLSHDLQDNLHAALDHLPPTSVNDDLHHSHHHVQHSDHAHNLALVKSDELPPPTPATPVDPGTPMAPPTPLSSSGGLEPTLHVLDQLPVTQGLPVSLSSLSVGLDMSYKHYRHAELTPVSQEHCLAGQLDDSEASMGLDPMGESGQLSPRNDHLADQLPLPELQPHDFRGLAALRSPEPPRSPYLSPSPTPDALRSYPANSDGMRSPLPVDQCVDMSRGNLFIRPADLASLQQRYHGEVSHQSGRTQLYELERVPSHTMDLSMTGRTLTYTSDALRPGTVCTTVYVADSHHDDRHSLDLTLPRHDPELHRANSPLHGPPVTRTISSPSQLSPHNQLSPHNQLSPHNQLSPNNQLSPHNQLSPNNQLSPHTQLPPYSQLSPHGQMSPLVSLGMVERGGVGSPPLSPTTNPPPPISRIVAPSSHSPLLTSRQMSPIPRSELSPSFTTHTHGELFVTSGAIPLQPSTPGPPLTPGPQLSKERSSSPYNQYPSSPYPRHQHHSSPPPSYHYQYY